The Altererythrobacter sp. CAU 1644 genome has a window encoding:
- a CDS encoding glutamate--cysteine ligase, which yields MSTREASGAEDPIIESRDQLVAPMQAGEKPREKWRIGTEHEKLVFKDYDHHAPAYDEPCGIRDILLNLQEFGWEPVEENGNVIAMRGDDGTVSLEPAGQLELSGAPVENLHQTCAETGRHLTQVKKIGEKCGVGFLGLGMWPDKTREELPIMPKGRYEIMMRHMPRVGNLGLDMMLRTCTIQVNLDYCSEAMMAKMFRTSLALQPLATALFANSPFTEGKPNGFLSFRSHIWSDTDPHRTGMLPFVFEDGFGYERYVDYMLDVPMYFVYRDGRYIDAAGLSFRDFLAGKLSVLPGEKPTQSDWWDHLSTAFPEVRLKSFLEMRGADGGPWNRICALPAFWVGLLYDGAALDAAWDLVKGWSMEEREALRNAVPRLALDADIPGGHKLRDLARDVMAISRQGLAARGQLNSSGDNETGFLETLDEIVESGKVPAQRLLDKYHGEWGGDISRVYEESF from the coding sequence GCAGAAGACCCGATCATCGAAAGCCGCGACCAGTTGGTCGCGCCCATGCAGGCAGGCGAGAAGCCGCGCGAGAAATGGCGCATCGGCACCGAGCATGAAAAGCTGGTCTTCAAGGATTACGACCACCATGCTCCGGCTTATGACGAGCCCTGCGGTATCCGTGATATCCTGCTGAACTTGCAGGAGTTTGGCTGGGAACCCGTTGAAGAGAACGGCAATGTCATCGCGATGCGCGGAGACGACGGAACCGTCAGTCTCGAACCGGCGGGCCAGCTCGAACTGTCGGGCGCACCGGTCGAAAACTTGCACCAGACCTGTGCCGAGACCGGGCGCCACCTGACTCAGGTGAAGAAGATCGGCGAGAAGTGCGGCGTCGGCTTCCTCGGCCTCGGGATGTGGCCCGACAAGACCCGTGAAGAACTGCCGATCATGCCCAAGGGGCGCTACGAGATCATGATGCGGCATATGCCGCGCGTCGGGAATCTCGGGCTCGACATGATGCTGCGCACCTGCACCATCCAGGTGAATCTCGACTATTGCAGCGAAGCCATGATGGCGAAGATGTTCCGCACTTCGCTGGCGCTGCAGCCGCTTGCGACAGCCTTGTTTGCCAACTCCCCCTTTACCGAAGGCAAGCCCAATGGCTTCCTCTCGTTCCGCAGCCACATCTGGTCGGACACCGATCCGCACCGCACCGGGATGCTGCCCTTCGTGTTCGAGGACGGCTTTGGCTACGAGCGCTACGTCGATTACATGCTCGATGTGCCGATGTACTTTGTCTATCGTGACGGGAGATACATCGATGCCGCTGGACTCAGCTTCCGTGATTTCCTTGCGGGCAAGCTTTCGGTCCTACCCGGCGAGAAGCCGACGCAGAGCGACTGGTGGGACCATCTCTCCACCGCCTTCCCCGAAGTCCGGCTGAAAAGTTTCCTCGAAATGCGCGGCGCCGACGGCGGCCCGTGGAACCGCATTTGCGCCCTGCCCGCCTTCTGGGTCGGACTGCTTTACGACGGCGCAGCGCTCGACGCAGCCTGGGATCTGGTCAAAGGCTGGTCGATGGAAGAGCGAGAGGCGCTGCGCAACGCAGTGCCCAGGCTTGCGCTCGACGCCGACATTCCGGGCGGCCACAAGCTGCGCGACCTCGCGCGCGATGTCATGGCGATCTCGCGGCAGGGGCTGGCCGCGCGCGGTCAGCTCAATTCGAGCGGCGACAATGAAACCGGCTTCCTCGAAACGCTCGACGAGATCGTCGAGAGCGGCAAAGTCCCGGCGCAACGTCTGCTGGACAAGTACCATGGCGAATGGGGCGGCGACATCAGCCGCGTCTACGAGGAAAGTTTCTAG
- a CDS encoding putative quinol monooxygenase, whose translation MILVVGTVRVAEGGFEKAKDAMEATIKATQAEDGCIRYSYARDVLDPQLMHVSEAWRDMDALKAHFTAPHMAAWQKAIVEAGVSERDLKVYETDEGTPI comes from the coding sequence ATGATCCTGGTAGTCGGGACCGTCCGCGTCGCCGAAGGCGGCTTCGAAAAGGCGAAAGACGCGATGGAGGCCACCATCAAGGCAACCCAGGCCGAGGACGGTTGTATCCGCTATTCCTACGCCCGGGACGTGCTCGACCCGCAACTCATGCATGTGTCGGAAGCCTGGCGGGACATGGACGCGCTCAAGGCGCACTTTACCGCCCCGCATATGGCCGCGTGGCAGAAAGCAATTGTCGAAGCAGGCGTGAGCGAGCGGGACCTCAAGGTCTACGAAACCGACGAGGGCACGCCGATCTAG